The Fragaria vesca subsp. vesca linkage group LG2, FraVesHawaii_1.0, whole genome shotgun sequence genome includes a window with the following:
- the LOC101301919 gene encoding uncharacterized protein LOC101301919, with protein MFMCKCFYRNQLNDLCPPEPEPFSLPAPIPKWPPGEGFASGKIIIGEIEVSKISKFERIWTCSLPEDKKKCVTFYKPVGIPDGFRSMGHYCQLNGKPLHGYVLVVREVELPETAVVGEHVKSAALREPLDYTLVWSPDDGTEESYGSCGYFWLPDPPEGYRAMGFLVTNKPGKPELDEVRCVRADLTDTCEPHNLIFNSRTNSTSLPFQVWTMRPRHRGMRGTGVSVGTFFCSNHWSNGEDLQIGCLKNLNPKLCGMPNLDQIHSLINHYGPTVFFHPDEVYLPSSVAWFFKNGALLYKTGTDVGEAIDESGSNLPGGRSNDRQFWIDLPSGDQRKNVIHGNLESAKLYVHVKPALGGTFTDIAMWVFCPFNGPATLKVGPMDITLSKIGQHVGDWEHFTLRICNFTGELCSIYFSQHSGGQWVDAYALEYIRGNKAIIYSTKNGHASFPHAGTYLQGSSKLGIGIRNDADRSEFSVDSSIQYEVVAAEYLGDGVVTEPGWLQFMREWGPKIVYNSRTELDKIINVLPAMLRYSVESIFSKIPVELSGEEGPTGPKEKNNWVGDERW; from the exons ATGTTTATGTGCAAGTGTTTCTATAGGAATCAACTCAATGATTTATGCCCACCGGAGCCTGAACCCTTCTCCCTGCCTGCTCCAATTCCTAAATGGCCTCCAG GTGAAGGTTTTGCTTCTGGGAAAATAATTATTGGAGAAATAGAGGTTTCCAAGATATCCAAATTTGAAAGAATCTGGACCTGCTCTCTGCCAGAGGACAAGAAAAAATGTGTTACATTTTATAAGCCAGTGGGAATTCCTGATGGATTTCGTAGCATGGGTCATTATTGCCAACTCAACGGTAAGCCTTTACACGGCTATGTTCTTGTGGTTCGAGAAGTAGAATTGCCAGAAACAGCTGTTGTTGGGGAGCATGTCAAGTCAGCAGCTCTTCGAGAGCCGCTTGATTACACATTGGTGTGGAGCCCTGATGATGGGACTGAGGAAAGTTATGGTTCATGTGGCTACTTCTGGCTACCTGATCCACCTGAAGGTTACAGAGCAATGGGCTTTTTAGTTACCAACAAGCCAGGAAAACCCGAGTTGGATGAAGTAAGGTGTGTTAGAGCTGATTTGACTGACACATGTGAACCTCACAACCTAATTTTTAATAGCCGTACCAACTCTACAAGTCTTCCTTTCCAAGTTTGGACTATGAGACCACGTCATCGTGGAATGAGGGGAACAGGGGTTTCTGTAGGTACATTTTTCTGCAGTAATCACTGGAGTAATGGAGAGGACCTGCAGATTGGGTGCTTGAAGAATCTGAATCCTAAGCTATGTGGAATGCCAAATCTTGATCAAATTCATTCACTTATCAATCATTATGGACCTACTGTCTTCTTTCATCCAGATGAGGTCTACTTGCCATCTTCAGTGGCTTGGTTCTTCAAAAATGGAGCGCTATTGTACAAAACTGGCACAGATGTAGGCGAAGCAATTGATGAAAGCGGCTCAAATTTGCCTGGTGGAAGGTCAAATGATAGGCAGTTTTGGATAGACTTACCTAGTGGTGATCAAAGAAAGAATGTTATACATGGAAACTTGGAAAGTGCAAAACTCTACGTTCATGTGAAACCAGCTCTTGGTGGGACTTTTACTGACATTGCGATGTGGGTATTTTGTCCCTTTAATGGACCAGCCACTCTCAAAGTTGGACCAATGGATATCACTCTCAGCAAGATTGGACAGCATGTGGGTGATTGGGAGCATTTCACACTTCGAATATGTAATTTTACTGGAGAGCTTTGTAGTATATACTTCTCACAGCACAGCGGTGGTCAATGGGTAGATGCATATGCTTTGGAGTACATAAGAGGGAACAAAGCTATTATCTACTCGACCAAAAATGGACATGCGAGCTTCCCGCATGCTGGGACTTACCTTCAGGGGTCTTCAAAGCTTGGGATTGGCATTAGGAATGATGCTGATCGCAGTGAGTTTTCTGTGGACTCGAGCATCCAATATGAAGTAGTTGCTGCTGAGTATCTTGGAGATGGGGTTGTTACTGAGCCAGGTTGGCTGCAGTTTATGAGAGAATGGGGACCAAAAATTGTATACAATTCAAGGACTGAGCTGGATAAGATCATCAATGTTTTGCCTGCGATGTTAAGATATTCAGTGGAGAGCATCTTTTCGAAAATTCCAGTTGAGCTTTCTGGGGAGGAAGGTCCTACAGGACCAAAGGAGAAGAACAATTGGGTGGGAGATGAAAGATGGTAG
- the LOC101302796 gene encoding uncharacterized protein LOC101302796, whose amino-acid sequence MLLRSSSTPVIGSLLASFSAESPLGNHFEPKPSSIHSTPNKFSFHTPGPLNISHSSSPISPSIDLSSGFLRRAQSDGNLEGLAYAASCEKNEDDPFFCDLYQHNNSRSRGITLQTIQSFSTYNSADLGEDDDEEDSDREYDEEEVEEVEAIGGDNVGLEEKVKKVSLSEDMITMQKMWGGSFEEQRGQVSQEMHLAKGLGIDGGSGGGRGGREAKWKSSGGDGGDNNKGVEEHYKKMVEEHPGNPLFLGNYANFLYETKRDLPLAEEYYSRSILADPNDGEILAQYAKVIWELHHDEDRALSYYERAVQAAPQDSFVHAAYASFLWTTEEDDEDEDEADRRQDLGAMSPYIHGGIMTSASA is encoded by the exons ATGTTGCTAAGAAGCTCTTCAACACCAGTCATTGGATCCCTTCTTGCATCATTCTCAGCCGAGAGTCCACTTGGCAATCACTTTGAGCCAAAACCAAGCTCAATCCACAGCACACCCAATAAGTTTTCATTTCACACACCTGGGCCTCTCAACATCTCACACAGTTCCTCACCGATCTCTCCCTCCATTGATCTTTCCTCCGGGTTTCTCCGGAGGGCTCAGTCTGATGGGAACTTGGAAGGTCTGGCATATGCTGCGTCTTGTGAGAAAAATGAAGATGATCCCTTCTTCTGTGATTTGTACCAACACAACAACTCGAGATCCAGGGGCATAACATTGCAGACTATACAGTCATTTTCGACATATAACTCGGCTGATTTGGGTGAAGATGATGATGAAGAAGATAGTGATAGGGAATATGATGAAGAGGAAGTAGAAGAGGTTGAGGCTATTGGAGGTGATAATGTTGGTTTGGAAGAGAAGGTGAAGAAGGTGAGTTTATCTGAGGATATGATAACTATGCAGAAAATGTGGGGCGGGAGTTTTGAAGAACAGAGAGGTCAAGTAAGTCAAGAAATGCATCTTGCAAAGGGACTTGGGATTGATGGCGGAAGTGGCGGCGGCCGGGGCGGTCGTGAGGCTAAATGGAAAAGCAGTGGTGGAGATGGAGGTGACAACAACAAGGGTGTGGAGGAGCATTACAAGAAGATGGTGGAGGAACATCCGGGAAACCCTTTGTTTCTAGGAAATTATGCTAATTTCTTGTATGAG ACCAAGAGAGACCTTCCTTTAGCAGAGGAATACTACTCGCGTTCGATCCTAGCAGACCCGAATGATGGTGAAATTTTGGCACAGTACGCCAAGGTTATATGGGAGTTGCACCATGATGAAGATAGAGCCTTAAGCTACTATGAACGAGCAGTCCAAGCTGCACCTCAAGACAG CTTTGTCCATGCAGCATATGCTAGCTTCCTATGGACAACAGAGGAAGACGATGAAGATGAAGATGAAGCAGATCGGCGACAAGATCTTGGCGCCATGTCGCCTTATATTCATGGAGGAATCATGACTTCTGCAAGTGCCTAA
- the LOC101312803 gene encoding pre-mRNA-processing factor 39-like, whose amino-acid sequence MGDSETVVAQTNAVMGYPSAAYTTTGYSDPSSNISQEPTTEISAPVDASHPTPGDGHAYSVDSDSVMQESHTYASYEAQPAVGVTDAGGNVASSEHEAMTSSQAASYDASANGVATSGVGTVSSVGNGDASDNMAGSVDTQQVVDGSAMSAEEDRLWNIVRVNSLDFNAWTALIEETEKVAEDNILKIRKVYDAFLAEFPLCYGYWKKYADHEARFGVIDKVVEVYERAVQAVTYSVDIWLHYCTFATSTFGDPDTIRRLFERGLAYVGTDYLSFPLWDRYIDYEFMQQAWGQLVMIYSRILENPNQQLDRYLNSFKELAGSRPLSELRTAEEAAAAASASSENGVQANGEEAQPDGAEPSPAILTEAEELEKFIAIREETYKKAKEFDSKIINFETAIRRPYFHVRPLNAAELENWNNYLDFIEKEGDFNKVVKLYERCLIACANYPEYWIRYVLSMETSGSLDLANNALDRATQVFVKRQPEIHLFAARFKEQSGDIPGAQAAYQLVHSEISPGLLEAIIKHANMEHRLGNMEAAYSLFEQAIAIEKGKENSQTLPVLFAQYARFTYLVTLNAKKARAIFLEAVEHVQLSKAFLEVLSLSLSLSLSLSSLVFICLICNSDVLGMILQFLNLFGDAQSIKKAEDRHAKLFLLHRSSTSELKKRQAEDYLSSDKGKMAKSYSGVPSPAQSIMGAYPNAQNQWAAGYGVQPQAWPQATQAQGQQWTPGYTQQAYNAYGGYQQVPAAVPQTAAYPATYPAAYPAQPAAYPPQSYAQPAAAAAGAVAAVAPAQQPAPAQQAYYGTYYQ is encoded by the exons ATGGGAGACAGTGAGACAGTCGTTGCTCAAACAAATGCAGTGATGGGATATCCATCAGCAGCCTATACAACGACAGGTTATTCTGATCCCAGCTCAAATATTTCTCAGGAGCCTACCACAGAAATTTCTGCTCCTGTAGATGCATCCCATCCAACACCTGGTGATGGACATGCATATTCTGTGGATTCTGATTCTGTCATGCAAGAATCACATACATATGCATCATATGAGGCTCAACCAGCTGTTGGTGTTACTGATGCTGGTGGGAATGTTGCTAGCAGTGAACATGAAGCCATGACATCATCACAAGCTGCCAGTTATGATGCTTCTGCTAATGGTGTTGCTACTTCTGGGGTGGGAACTGTTTCATCAGTTGGGAATGGAGATGCTTCAGACAACATGGCGGGATCAGTGGATACACAACAAGTTGTGGATGGTTCTG CTATGTCTGCAGAAGAAGATAGACTATGGAACATTGTGAGAGTAAACTCTTTAGATTTTAATGCCTGGACTGCTTTAATTGAAGAGACAGAGAAAGTTGCAGAG GATAACATTCTGAAAATTCGAAAAGTTTATGATGCTTTCCTGGCAGAGTTTCCTTTGTGTTATGGGTATTGGAAAAAGTATGCCGATCATGAGGCACGTTTTGGTGTTATTGATAAAGTTGTGGAGGTTTATGAACGAGCAGTTCAAGCTGTTACCTATTCAGTTGACATTTGGTTGCATTACTGCACATTTGCCACAAGTACATTTGGAGATCCAGACACTATTAGAAG GCTTTTTGAGCGAGGATTAGCGTATGTTGGAACAGATTACTTGTCCTTTCCTCTTTGGGACAGGTACATTGATTATGAATTTATGCAACAAGCATGGGGCCAGCTTGTCATGATTTACTCACGAATATTAGAGAATCCAAACCAACAGCTGGATCGTTATTTAAACAG TTTTAAGGAATTAGCCGGAAGTCGCCCTCTCTCAGAATTAAGAACTGCTGAAGAAGCTGCTGCAGCAGCAAGTGCATCTTCAGAGAATGGTGTGCAAGCAAACGGGGAAGAGGCTCAACCTGATGGCGCAGAACCATCTCCTGCTATCTTAACAGAAGCAGAGGAGCTGGAGAAGTTTATTGCCATTCGAGAAGAGACGTATAAAAAAGCTAAAGAGTTCGATTCAAAGATAATTAATTTTGAAACAGCTATTCGGAGGCCTTACTTTCACGTGAGGCCCCTTAATGCTGCAGAGCTTGAAAATTGGAACAACTATCTAGACTTTATTGAAAAGGAAGGTGACTTTAACAAG GTGGTCAAGTTGTATGAAAGATGCCTGATTGCGTGTGCTAATTATCCTGAATACTGGATTCGTTATGTCCTAAGTATGGAAACTAGTGGAAGTTTGGATCTTGCCAATAATGCTCTTGATCGTGCAACCCAGGTCTTTGTGAAG AGACAACCAGAGATTCACCTTTTTGCTGCTCGCTTCAAAGAGCAAAGTGGAGATATACCTGGTGCTCAGGCTGCCTATCAACTCGTACATTCTGAAATTTCACCTGGTCTTCTTGAAGCAATCATTAAGCATGCAAACATGGAACACCGTCTG GGAAATATGGAAGCTGCATACTCCTTGTTTGAACAGGCCATTGCCATTGAAAAAGGAAAGGAGAATTCTCAGACATTACCCGTGCTGTTTGCTCAATACGCTCGGTTCACATACTTG GTAACTTTGAATGCCAAAAAAGCCAGAGCAATCTTTCTTGAAGCGGTTGAGCATGTTCAATTGTCAAAAGCCTTCCTTGAGGTTCTCTCTCTCTCTCTCTCTCTCTCTCTCTCTCTCTCGTCTCTC GTTTTTATTTGTTTGATCTGCAATTCTGATGTGCTAGGAATGATTTTGCAGTTTCTAAATCTCTTTGGAGATGCACAGTCTATCAAGAAGGCCGAGGATCGGCATGCTAAGCTATTTTTACTTCATAGGAGCAGCACATCAGAGTTAAAAAAACGGCAAGCTGAAGATTACCTATCTTCTGACAAAGGAAAGATGGCAAAATCCTACTCTGGTGTTCCTTCACCTGCCCAGTCTATTATGGGAGCATATCCAAATGCACAGAATCAGTGGGCAGCTGGTTATGGTGTGCAGCCTCAAGCTTGGCCACAAGCTACACAAGCACAGGGACAACAGTGGACCCCTGGTTATACCCAACAG GCATACAATGCATATGGTGGTTATCAGCAAGTACCGGCAGCGGTGCCACAGACTGCTGCTTATCCTGCTACATATCCCGCTGCCTATCCTGCGCAG CCGGCGGCTTACCCCCCACAAAGTTATGCACAGCCAGCAGCAGCAGCTGCCGGTGCTGTAGCAGCTGTTGCACCAGCTCAGCAACCTGCTCCGGCTCAACAGGCGTATTACGGGACCTACTACCAGTAA
- the LOC101300770 gene encoding putative G3BP-like protein-like, producing the protein MASSYPVPVSAVQVGSYFVGQYYQVLQQQPDLVHQFYSDDSTMIRVDGDSTESANEMLQIHTLILSQYFTSIEIKTINSINSLGGGVLVMVTGSVKSKEFNGRRKFVQTFFLAPQNKGYYVLNDIFQFLEEEVVLQHPSSMISEGQFDIQLNASSPHREPPVSDYVLEEEAREYVNSVDIEDDPVDKYSLPEQQVQHEFETEVVVEETPQEETYTSYQNSVNNVQDTPAASVEEPVGEPQKKTWASILRVAKGPSAPEVTQQPSFRSVQTASDWNSTSQPPVEQSNSTSDWSYTPQPTVEAAEESYMPDDEGEMKSVYVRNLPPTVTEGEIEEEFKHFGQIIPDGVFVRARKEIGVCYAFVEFEDMVGVHNALKASPIHLAGRQVYIEERRPNSGGAARGSMSGGRGRGRGSYPIDATRGRFGGRSSGRGGYQDSGDYNRGRGNGFYQRGTR; encoded by the exons ATGGCGAGTTCGTATCCTGTACCTGTTAGTGCTGTTCAG GTAGGGTCGTATTTTGTGGGACAGTACTACCAGGTGCTTCAGCAGCAGCCCGATCTTGTTCATCAGTTCTACTCTGATGACAGCACCATGATTCGTGTCGATGGTGATTCCACAGAATCCGCTAATGAAATGCTG CAAATTCATACGCTCATATTGTCACAATACTTCACTTCGATTGAGATCAAGACTATCAACTCCATCAATTCGTTGGGTGGAGGTGTTCTTGTGATGGTCACGGGTTCTGTCAAGTCGAAGGAATTCAATGGTAGGAGGAAGTTTGTCCAGACGTTCTTCCTGGCTCCTCAGAATAAAGGTTACTATGTTCTCAATGATATCTTCCAGTTTCTCGAGGAGGAAGTTGTTTTACAGCATCCGTCATCCATGATATCAGAAGGCCAATTTGATATTCAACTAAATGCTTCTAGCCCTCATCGAGAACCACCAG TTTCTGACTATGTTTTGGAGGAAGAGGCCCGGGAGTATGTGAACTCTGTTGACATAGAAGATGATCCAGTTGATAAGTATAGTCTCCCAGAGCAACAGGTGCAGCACGAATTCGAGACTGAAGTTGTGGTGGAGGAAACTCCTCAAGAGGAGACATATACTTCGTATCAAAATTCTGTGAACAATGTGCAAGACACTCCGGCTGCTTCTGTGGAGGAACCAGTGGGAGAACCTCAGAAGAAAACTTGGGCTTCTATA TTGCGAGTCGCTAAGGGACCGTCCGCACCAGAAGTAACTCAACAACCTTCTTTTAGAAGTGTTCAAACTGCTTCAGACTGGAATAGCACCTCTCAGCCCCCTGTTGAACAATCTAACTCTACTTCAGACTGGAGTTACACACCTCAACCCACTGTAGAAGCGGCAGAGGAGAGTTACATGCCAGATGATGAAG GTGAAATGAAATCTGTCTACGTAAGAAACTTACCTCCTACCGTTACCGAAGGAGAAATTGAGGAAGAGTTTAAGCACTTCGGTCAAATTATACCTGATGGTGTCTTTGTTAGGGCTCGCAAG GAAATTGGAGTCTGCTATGCTTTTGTTGAATTCGAAGACATGGTTGGTGTTCACAATGCACTCAAG GCATCTCCAATTCATTTGGCTGGAAGACAAGTGTACATTGAGGAGCGAAGACCAAACAGCGGTGGTGCTGCTCGAGGAAGTATGT CAGGAGGAAGGGGGAGAGGCAGAGGCAGCTACCCTATTGACGCCACAAGGGGGCGTTTTGGAGGTCGTAGTTCCGGCAGAGGCGGTTACCAGGACAGTGGTGACTACAACAGAGGGAGAGGCAATGGCTTTTATCAGCGTGGCACACGATAA
- the LOC101303377 gene encoding uncharacterized protein LOC101303377, translating into MLARRAVSFLKSSSATQFSSVAASAKTLDEGQTKWFGRKAVNYLLITVTGGVALSALDDLIIYQSCSSKAMEKASKDPAIREALGEPVLKGPWYNAQLGVAHKRQSVSCKFPVYGPKGTGVLSVKAVRDGDDSWMSYFISRNWDILIMDALLHIPENEEKKQTIRITIPEPACTSPACSGPSCSTQESQNPEKK; encoded by the exons ATGCTGGCGAGGAGGGCCGTCTCGTTCTTGAAGAGCTCCTCAGCTACACAGTTTTCCAG TGTGGCTGCTTCGGCGAAAACTCTGGATGAAGGGCAGACCAAGTGGTTTGGCCGCAAGGCTGTGAACTATCTTTTGATTACTGTTACTGGCGGCGTGGCTTTGAGTGCTCTTGATGATCTTATTATTTATCAGAGCTGTAGCAG CAAGGCCATGGAGAAAGCCAGTAAGGACCCAGCCATCCGAGAGGCTCTAGGGGAACCTGTTCTGAAGGGCCCATGGTACAATGCACAACTTGGAGTAGCTCATAAGAGGCAATCTGTATCTTGCAAATTTCCTGTGTATGGACCAAAAGGCACAGGAGTTCTCAGTGTGAAGGCTGTACGCGATGGAG ATGACTCATGGATGTCATATTTCATATCTCGCAATTGGGATATTCTAATCATGGATGCTCTCCTCCATATTCCTGAAAATGAAGAGAAGAAACAAACTATACGGATTACCATCCCAGAGCCTGCTTGCACGTCTCCAGCATGCAGCGGCCCTAGTTGCAGCACCCAAGAATCTCAGAATCCAGAGAAGAAATAG
- the LOC101302508 gene encoding auxin-responsive protein IAA11-like: protein MPSATGSVTDMSIVSKDDNLSSEDSCNPDESELELNLGLSLGGGAAKAHQGPIGSYARILTAKDFRYVGLNKSDKSSAEVGSSSSSSSSSLSSVNVAAGTKRSADSVANSQPVGWPPIRTYRMNSLVHQAKSSATEVVNSEKGECKIVSGKAKIGGQENNGNAKERQRLTSSLFVKVNMDGSPIGRKVNLTAHSSYEALAQTLEDMFQGPSSNAKLIRAGGQEHDMMVGETTPSKLLDGSFDFALTYEDKEGDWMLVGDVPWGMFLSSVKRLRIMRTSEANGLAPRLQERNARQRCTS from the exons ATGCCTTCAGCAACTGGGTCTGTCACTGACATGTCGATTGTGTCTAAAGATGACAACTTGTCTTCCGAGGATTCTTGTAACCCAGATGAGTCTGAGCTCGAGCTCAATCTTGGCCTCAGCCTCGGCGGCGGTGCTGCCAAGGCCCACCAAGGCCCAATTGGGAGCTATGCGAGGATTTTGACGGCTAAGGATTTCCGGTATGTGGGTTTGAACAAGTCGGATAAGTCGTCGGCGGAGGTTGGTTCTTCGTCGTCGTCGTCTTCTTCTTCGTTGAGCAGTGTTAATGTGGCGGCTGGGACTAAGCGGAGTGCTGATTCTGTTGCCAA CAGTCAGCCTGTGGGATGGCCTCCTATCAGAACTTATAGAATGAATTCTTTGGTTCATCAAGCAAAATCTTCAGCCACTGAAGTAGTTAACTCAGAGAAAGGTGAATGCAAGATTGTTTCAGGGAAGGCTAAAATCGGTGGTCAAGAAAACAATGGAAATGCTAAGGAGAGACAGCGCCTCACAAGTTCCCTGTTTGTAAAGGTGAATATGGATGGAAGTCCAATTGGAAGGAAAGTCAACCTAACTGCGCACAGTAGCTATGAAGCCCTAGCACAAACGCTGGAGGATATGTTCCAGGGACCGTCTTCAAATGCGAAATTGATAC GTGCTGGTGGTCAGGAGCATGATATGATGGTGGGAGAAACTACACCGTCGAAGTTGCTTGATGGATCATTTGATTTTGCACTCACTTATGAAGACAAAGAAGGTGACTGGATGCTTGTTGGGGATGTTCCTTGGGG GATGTTTCTTAGTTCCGTGAAGAGGCTAAGAATCATGAGGACTTCTGAAGCTAATGGACTTG CTCCAAGGCTACAGGAAAGGAATGCAAGGCAGAGATGCACGAGCTGA